The Medicago truncatula cultivar Jemalong A17 chromosome 7, MtrunA17r5.0-ANR, whole genome shotgun sequence genome includes the window ACTTAAATCTATGTGGGCCATATTCATGTTCCCAATCTTCAAGAATCTCAGCAAACATCTTCCgtttgatataatatataacCCCTAAAGTTATCATGAATAGCAAACTTAGCAAAATCAAAGGCAACCCAACAGTTAAAAATTTAGACTTTTTTACCTCAGCAAATACTGTTAGCTTAGGAAGTTCAGATATTTCAAGGTTTTGAGCTTGGCCATTAACCTTAAAACTCCACCCAAGAATATAATGAGAAGCTACAAGTAACCCTGTTGAAGATGAGAATCCAACATACATTCTATTGTTGAGAATTGAAGAAAGATCTTTGGTCAATGATAACAAAGGTTGTGTTGGTTTATTACTAGCACCAACACTCATTGGAGCTAAAGTAACATCAATCTTTTTCTTCACTCCATCATAGTCAATCCAtacctgtataggaaatccatTGGAAAGGGATAACTCCCTGAATTGACCATGATCATTATAATATCCTGCAGGAGTTGAATTAGCTGATTTCAAATAATTGATATCGATACCAACATGGTTATCATTGATATCATCAAACTGCAAATCTTGACGAGTGTCAAGCTCAACACCAAAAACATGGTTGTTACTGTTTCCATTGTTGGAATCGTTAAAGAGACCAAGGTATTGACTTGGTAGTGAATTTGGTAGCCCTTTTGTAGgagaaagaacaaaaacaattcCTTGGCCACTAAAAGGTGGATATTGAGGTCTTATTGCAAACACAAAAGTAGTTGAGAAAGAAGACACACTTTCATTGGAAGTGTTTTTGAAAACTATAGGATTTGGATAGAAAGCATATCCTTTGGCTCTTTCTGTATCATTGGTGAGTTTTAGTAAGCCATTTGAGGTTAACTCAGCAATACCATCAAGATTTAAATGTGATGATTGGAATCCATTATATATGAAACTGTTGTCTACACTTGCTACCAATGTAACGAGAAAAAACAACATGAACACATGTTTGAGGAACATGATTATTAGTTTGTGAATGAACAATGCTTCTGTAGTTCTGTTTGatgttttgttatttataaGATTTTGTGCTAAGTGAAGGAAAAATTGCATGTCTAATTTGGGTCCTAGGTACTAAGAAATGTCCTGGAACTTAGCtaggaattattattactaaaagAAACATCACATGGTTACAAAATTAGCCTTATCATTTGAGTCCTACCAAGAAAGGAAAATACTTGGGTGTCTTTGGCTTTGGTGTCTTTAAATTTCTTTAGTTCATTTTCTACGAGAGAGAATGATGGatcaatgattaaaataaattattagatTAGAGAGAATGAATGGTTAAGAGGGAAATAGGAACAAAGGCACCaatgacacaaaaatcaaagcaaccTAAGTGCAACCCACTAAGATATGTCTCATTTTGTCTATTGAAAAGAATGTGTTACACATTTGAACCACCAATTTTCTTTCCAAATGTTTTTCAATGTTCACATTATTAAGTGTTTGATGctaaattgaatatgaaattaaaacATCAGTGTCATCTAATTTCTTAAAATAAGTATTCCTTCcgaaatatttttgttttttattcattGAATATCTAATGTATTTGGACAAATACATTACACATTCAATAAATTTagaaagtaattttttatttataaatgtgactggagggagtatatgtttttttttttttaatttcacacTTGAATGTGTGGCCTTGACCTATTactattgattatgctgcaaataaaatgatgaattaATACGTGGTGGAAGGATAAAAAGATATAAGTGGGTTTTGACTCAATTTCATACTCACTCTATCCCTAAAtataagattattttaaaaaaattgtttgtccTTAAATATTAAGACTAaataaatttcttcaaaaaaaaaaaaaagactcaataaattattagatgtatttattacttttttctcCAATATACCCAATAttaatactactccctccgtttttaaatataaacaaaattgatttgtaAGGTTCATTCATTTATGGACCACACAGTCACACAGTTAGGGATTGTAACATTGAATGAACTCTAGGTAATTTAGGGATTGTGATTGACACACAGTCACACAGTCAAATTAACTACAGCCATTAGGGATGAAGCAGTGGACAATGTTGTGGTTTTATGTTGCAGTTGAGGCAACCTATGTTGGTGTTATGTTGCGGTGGACATTGGGAAGAACATGCCTCTATTCAATTGCAATTGGGTTTTAAATATGTGGTGTTACCTTATGGTGGGAAATTAGAGAATTCCTAAATCTAAACCATGTAATAGATTGGAtggttgagattttttttacaacatgACTAAGAGACTGCAGTGAATCACGGTCCGTAATTTAGTAATAGGGGgggattttttttagaagaaatgatattttgacaaccattttgtgacaactttatttctcacactcacattatttttttactttctctctctattgttttggtttccgTGTCACTATCTACTTTCCTTTGTAAATTAGTggttatcacaaaagttgtcattcaattggttgttcaaataacacacctctttttttagagagagagagagagagagagagagaaaatacgGGTGTTGGTCAGACATGAAAATTACTTTAAAGGACATGTGTttaatgacaattaaaaaagagaGAAGGGGTATTTTTTGTCCAAATCAAATAGGTGTATGATGCCAATGCACACCTTCTAAAATTAAAGTGGGTGCGTATCATCCTTTCcctttatataattatataatatatatttacttaTAAACGAAAGTTTAGATGAGGAACACCCCATATAAGGTCATGAAAAACTATCaactttgttatttttgtttattttttaatacgAAAGTTTAAATGAGTTTGGTTCTGAGGGCTCACAAGGATCAGTGTAGACCTTAAGAAATTAAGGTTCAATGAACGTTTATAGAGGTATTTACTAATCATCCGCTAAAAAGGTCATCACATTGCTAGTGAGAGTTGAATCCGACCACGTTAAAGATTTACTAATCAACAAGAACGCATGGAGGAACATTAACTAATGATTTGTCGGCTGATGTGGCTAGTGGAGAGGCCAGTAGGCATGGCGAGATGTAACGAgggatgaaaatgaaattaaatcaaATGGTCTCTGGCATAGAAGATGCTTCTCTCACTAGTCATTGAGGAACACCTTTTGTCATGCTTCATCTCTTCTTTTGAAAACCCTTCACCAtttcttctctctcaaattcatatttatttactgataagtgctcaaaagtaacatatttcaGGTGTTAACTTAGGCAAAATagtgacttgttttgcaagttatctaagGAAAAGCTACCATTTGAGTGTATTTTTACCATTTATGCTTTACATGCCTGATTCTACCCAATTTATGCAGGAAATGACAAGCAAGGACCAAGAAAGAACCTCTTGAACCAAGagatggtcgcttaagcgacctcctgttcgcttaagcgaaccagttcCAGAGAGCATCAAGATCTTCGCTTTCCAGACGCTTGCACCACGCTTATGAAGAAAATAGTTGcacgcttaagcgaccattgtCCAGTGAGCACCAGATTTGCACGCTTTCTGCTCGCTTCTCACACGCTTAAGCGAAGTTCATCAGCTTCATATGGATAAGGCACACGTGGTAGCTCCCAATTGGgctaagaaagatattttggtGGGTCGCTTAAGCAACCAGAGCACGCGTAAGCGTGCTAACACGAATTCTgcccatataaatagtttttccttctctctcttggagattattacatttttattcatattttctgcattctagagagaggttagggcatttctagagagagaaatacaaggcaaggtagttaggagtagattcaagccaagatttgttgagacatcatggatcttgtcatgaaatcttcatcttttcttcatcatttgcaaagctatcatagacatatgtagctacatccattcttgtggttttgaggtattcaaacaagctattatgtaatcttttgataatttaatgtatggttctagctatttattcaatattgttgttattcttgcttttattgttttattgagattccaaatgatatggacacatacttttgaatctagaaatagaataacaatctatcttatTTTTGAGGCGATGTCGGGATTAAAAGTGAACTTCCATAAAAGTTTGTTGGTGGGGATTAATGTTTCGGTTTCTTGGTTGAATGATGCAGCAAATATGCTTGGGTGTAAAGTAGGTAAGGTCCCCTTTGTGTATTTGGGTCTCTCGATTGGTGGTGATCCGAGGCGTCTGTCGTTTTGGGAGCCGGTGGTGGATAGAGTTAAAAAGAGATTATCAGGGTGGCGTAGTAATTTCCTATCTTTTGGTGGTCGTCTAGTTCTTCTTAAGGCTGTCCTGTCCTCTCTTCCTGTCTATGCACTTTCCTTCTTCAGAGCTCCATCAGGTATACTTTCTACCCTTGAATCtttgtttataaaattcttTTGGGGTGGGTGTGAGGATCATAGGAAAATTTCATGGGTTAGTTGGAACAATATTTGTGCTAGCAAATTTAATGGTGGTTTGGGGGTGAGGAGGTTGAGGGAGTTTAATGTTTCTCTGTTAGGcaagtggtgttggaggttaTTAGTCGATAAGGGTAGTATGTGGTATAGGGTGTTGGTAGCGCGTTATGGTGAGGAGGACAGGAGGTTGGCGGTTGGGGGCCGGAGTGTTTCTTTGTGGTGGAAGGAGGTAGCAGGTATTCGTGATGGGTTAGGTGAAGTAGGTGAAGGGTGGTTTAGGGACAATGTTGAGCGTAAGGTGGGTGATGGGGTTGATACGGCGTTTTGGTTGGATCCGTGGGTGAGTGGTGTGCCTTTGTGTGTTCGGTTTAGGCGGTTGTTCGACTTAGCCGTCAATAAATCTATTTCGGTGGCAGATATGTTTGCATTAGGTTGGAACGAAGGGGGGGAGGCGTGGCAATGGCGTAGGAGGTTGTGGGCctgggaggaggagttgttaGGGGAGTGTAGGATTTTATTGTCTGACATTTTCTTGCAGCATAATTCTACTGATCGTTGGACGTGGAGACTTGATCCGTCGAATGGTTACTCAGTTAGCGGTGTGTACCGAATGCTCACCAGTCAACCGGTCCAAGCATCAGATGTTCTATCGGatttaatttggcataaacaggttcCCTTGAAGGTATCTATTTTTGCGTGGAGACTCCTACGTAATAGACTACCGACGAAGGACAACTTGTCCGTGCGTGGTGTTATTTCTCATGATAATCAGTTTTGTGTGATTGGTTGCGGTGACTTTGAGACTGCGCTTCATTTGTTTTGCTTTTGTTCGTTCTTTGATGCCTTGTGGGGGCACATTCGGTCTTGGCTAGGGATAGCTACCGCCGAGCCCTTCTGTTTGTTAGATCATTTTTATCAGTTCGTGTATTCCGCAGGTCCATCTCGTTCTATACGTACTTTCATGCAACTTATTTGGTTGTGTTCTATGTGGGTTCTGTGGAATGAAAGAAACAGCAGGGTCTTCAAAAATAGGGAACACACTGTTCACCAATTGGTAGAGAAAATCAAAGTGCAATCCTTTTGGTGGATGAAGGCTACTAATATTTCTATTCGTAATAATTTTCATATGTGGTGTTCAAGCCCTTTTGTTTGTTTGGGCATTGGCTAGTTTGTTCAGTTGGattcattgttgtttttgtaGTTGTATACTGTTGAGATTTGtctagcacaccttgtgcttgatTGATCTCTTTGAGGttttaatatattccatttttgcttgttcaaaaaaaaaaacaatctatcttaagttatcactctagacatggatgttaatatttgataatcaattttaatctaggacttaatgcttttgggtaaattaatcggttgggaaatcgtcgattaaattATCCAATCGACTTcgtgatcgtttaaatgtttgggaaatcgatgtttaaacgatcccttagaaataacgatatcatttggacacgaatgatattgtcgagtgattgtgataatatagtttaaaaagctagaatccgttaatcgatcgagagattgcatctgttacgcttggttgatgtcttTGACCGCAAGCGaaatagccctatctcttctcgtttGACTTTTATGTCgaataggaaaatagttttacacaaacaaacaatttatacccaaacacttaacgtgacaaatattatgaaaatgcttatgaaatacaCAACTCTCTATGGACACGATCCTATTATACTcacgtgtaaatagttttatgagatGGAAAAATCCTTCATCATTTACCACACTTGGCGATGGCGGAGCAACACAAGGAGGTAGAGGGTGCACTAATGTTGGAGTAACACTTTTGGTGGGTTATGTAGATAATTGTCTAAACTTCCATTCGGCATGTAATCATAAATCAAAAGTAACTCGCTTTTTCGCCTGTAATAGCCATGAAGTTGAACAAGATTCTTGTGCCGAAGACGACCGATACTAACAATTTCCGACACGAATTCCCTCATCCCTTGTCTTGATTCATGAGAGACCCTTTTCACAGCAACCTCAATTTTGGAACTTGGTATGACACCTTTGTAGACTCTACCAAATCCACCAACTCCCAGTAGCTCGTTTTCCCTGAAACCCTTTGTAGCAAAGTATAGATCTTTGAACTTAAATCTATGTGGGCCATATTCATGTTCCCAATCTTCAAGAACCTCATCAAACTTCTTCAATTTGATATAATACATAACCCCTAAAGATATCATGAATACCAAACTTAGGAAAACCCATGGCAACCCAACAGTTAAAAATTTGGACTCTTTTTTCTCACCAAATCTTCGTAGTTTAGGAAGTTCAGAAATTACAAGATTTTGAGCTTGACCATTAAGCTTAAAACTTCAACCAAGAATATAATGAGAAGTGAAAACTGAACCAGTAGCTGATGAGAATCCAACATACATACTATTGTTCAAAATTGGAGGAAGATCTCTGGTCAATGAAAAC containing:
- the LOC25498534 gene encoding L-type lectin-domain containing receptor kinase IV.2, whose translation is MVTKANNFNFFKPYSLKVFISQTEYDDKNGQFKNLTLFSGYPMQLNGQAQNLVISELPKLRRFGEKKESKFLTVGLPWVFLSLVFMISLGVMYYIKLKKFDEVLEDWEHEYGPHRFKFKDLYFATKGFRENELLGVGGFGRVYKGVIPSSKIEVAVKRVSHESRQGMREFVSEIVSIGRLRHKNLVQLHGYYRRKSELLLIYDYMPNGSLDNYLHNPPKVLLQH